In Monodelphis domestica isolate mMonDom1 chromosome 1, mMonDom1.pri, whole genome shotgun sequence, the sequence TCACTTTTACTCATTCCTAACAGAAATGTTTCAATCCAGGGCTTTATGGTGATTTCATTAAATTAGACTATCTTGTGGGCATAAAGAGATTTAAAATCATTTCTCTTCTACTCTCTTGGGTCCAAGAGATACTGGAATCATAGATTATTTTAGGAAAAACAAACTggatatcacacacacacacacacctctgccCCCATAATGTGCTAGTTCCTTACTCAAGAATGCAGTGATCAGTCTTTTGAAGGTCTTAGCTAAATGCCAGGATCTGTTCCCCACCCCTAGGGGACCTCCCCTACCTTGTGGGAAGGTGAATGAGTAAGGCCCAGGGGTGGCCCTGCCTGACCcttagggaagaaagaagggaaaacacACTCTTCTTTGATGCGTCACATTTGAGCTAATGCTGGTGCTTCTTGGAAAATTGGGACAGCAGCACCCAGCATGTGACCCAGCTGCCTGGGGAGTAGAGAGCTTGCGCAGGTAAAGCAGGAGCACTCTGCAGTGGCCTGTGAGACAAAAGAGATCTGTGGACCTTGGGTGATGTGAACAGTTAGTTGAACTCCCTTGGGTTCAGAGAAATCAGCATGGTTCTTGTCAACTGAGTACCTATGGCCCCCACTCCCTTATTCCTGATGCTTCCATCTACCTCTGCCTGGGATCCTGAGTTTAAGAAATGACATCTCTCCATAAgctattctttttcatttattgtcTCAGTCTCCCTAGCCAGGAGCTCAGGCTCTTTTTTTGGTGCAGGATCAGAAACTTAAATCCCTTAGGCATTCCATCTTCTCAACCTATATGGGACACTCAGATTCTTTGTGTCAGCTCCTGGAAAAGCTTTGATTTGTTCCTTTGATCCAAGAGGTCTTAGCCCAGATCTTCTGGGAGACTGGTAAAGACACTCAGTGGAGCTTTGAGAGGCCTTCAGAGGCAAGCCCAACCCATAAATTGGCATTCAGCCAGTCTTAGCTCTGGTTTTCTTATCACCATAGCCTGGCCCTCTGCTCTAATTTGTGTCTCTGGCCTCTTACCTGTCATTAGAAGTCTGCCTCATTAACAGAACTGAAGTCTCTGCCTCCTCATTCATCATAATGGCAATGGATAACTGCAATTGTtgcccccttctcttccctctctttctaggTTGTTGAGCAAAACATCTTGGTTTAGGAACTGCAGGGAGGAATCTTTATGCATAAAGGGGGAAAGTTTTAGCTTCCCTTTTGGGATTACCAaccaattctttctctctccaatcACCGACTCCTGCTCCTAATCCATTTTAGGTTAGGAATGAATGGGTCTTACATCTGGGTAAGGTAGTGACTCCCCAGAAAAGCACCAGGTTGGGAGCATGGGAAAAAAAAGCATGAGGACTTTTtcacatcttaaaaaaaaaaaataacccatcAGGAATTGTGACTAAACCCTTGAGTGCCCCCTAGTCCTTTTCTTTGAGTACAGTCTTAGGgcattccagttctaaatatattGCCATATATATTCGATGTTTCTCCCATGTCCCTTAGTTCTAGGGATAGATTTTCCCTTAACCTAATGCACTTCCCTGCAAAGCCAGGAAACAAAGGTATTAAACCTCTGTACTGGGTTGGGGAGAAGGGACAGTTGGGTAGTGACCTGAGGGTTGTTGGCACCATGGACAGCTCCTCCAGGGTTTTCTCGGTTCTATTTCCCCACTATCTGCTACACCTcaaaaattgttttgaagataCAGACCAGTATAATGTCTTATACATAGGATAATAGATGAAGCTCTAGACAGTAAattcaaaggccatctagtcgaATAAccaggaagaaactgagatccagggaagTAGTGACTTGCACAAGATCAAGATTGCaaatatcagaggcaagatttgaattcaaagtcCTCAGAATCAGTCCTCTGACTAAAGTATCTGCCTCCATCATGAGGTCCTTAATACATATTTGCTGAGTTGAATGGAATTGAACTTTAATTGAATCTTTTTTGGGGTAGTAGGTAGCAGAATTTCAGTGTTTGGACCCAACTATTTCTCAATATATCCTATGTAGTTCTGTAATTTATTCTGGCATCCCAATAACCCCTGATCAGTCAACTACAAAAGCTGAATCTCCCCTCAGCTCCCCTGACCTGGGGCAGAGATTTCCTACTGTTAAAAGTGCCCTAATTGCCAGAGAGTTGACCATTAGGAGATGTGGCTTTTTTTAGCCACATCTCATGAAGATGCTTTACTGAGGAGAGACAGTGTAGAATAATAGACAAAGAACTGGCCTTGAGGTCAAGAGGATATGATtttaagtcttgcctctgacacatgctagctgtgtgatcctgggcaggtcacttagctTCAGAAttcccagacaactctctaagactgtaagaACAATGGCTGGTATGTAATTCTTAGACTATTTCTTCACCAGGTGCTCCCTGACACAACCTCAAATCTATTCATCtatattcccttcccccttaGGGGGGGGAAACATGATGGGTTTTGTAAGGCCATTGTCCCCAGCAGCTAATTGTCACAGCCCAGAGATAACCAACCCAGAATGTTCGCTAGGGCTCACTACTTAGAAGGCTCCTGGGTTTGGGTCATAGCTTAGAATTACAGCCTCTGAAATCAGAACTAGACAAAGGAAGTTATCTTAGTCATAGACtaaataattggaggaaagatgGCAAaggaatatggggggggggggagtgcatTTCTATTatatgccaagaactgtgctaagcacttttcaagCATTAGCTCATTTGAAAGAAGAGCATGCCCACCGAGTGAGGGTGAGCTTTAAAATACAAGTTAGAATATTTGCTCTAAAAACTCAGTTGTGGCAAAGATGTAcaatgggaagagggaaaggaataagcatttatctagCACCTAcagtgttccaggcactgtactaagctttTGGAAGATTATAATTTCATTGGGACCTCATAACAACTCCGAGAGGTAAATGCTAATGCAATCCCTATGTTACAGTTGAGGAATCTGTAGTAagaggatcagggttcaaattccagttttggtacttaatacctatgtgaccctgggtaattctTTTCatgtctctcagcctcagtttcctcatttgcaaaatgagaggtggacatagtagtaataatagttagTGTTAATATAGTACTTGAAGGTCTGCAAAACACTTGACATTtgttatctcatgtgatcctcatgTGAGACAGGTACTTTTATTATATtcgttttacagaagaggaaagttTCTTTTATCACTGAAGTTCTGAttctaagcattttaaaatagttCTAGGTATAAAAGCTAAGAATCTGAAATGAGAATCATGCCTTAAAGGGAAATCATTCAAGAACAGGCTTGACACATATTAGTGATTAGCACTGATTTTCTAAAATCCTTGCAttttaaagttagaaaaaatatactttttaaaagccCCTTAACCTCCTGTCTTATTATCGATCCTAAGGCAGAAAAGCGGGAGGGGCCAGGcgattgaggttaagtgacttgcccagagtcacacagctaggaaatgttagaggtcagatttgaacccaggtcctcccaactccagtcctgaGGCTCAAAAAATACTTTTAAGAGCTTTAACATGTATTATCTGGTCTGATTTTCACAGCAATCTTACAAAATAAAGGGCAGGGATTTGAATTTCCTTGACTTTCTTCAAGACttattcaaatcccatcttctaccaGGAGGCCTTTCCCATTCTCTGGCAGTCAGATGCTAAATCTTTCCCCTTACAGAATGCCTTTGTCTCTTCTGTATGCATATCTTGTTGACCCCTAGTTATCTGCATGCTGTTGACCCTAATAGAATGTGAACTCCATGAGGACTGGAACTTTTtactctttctttgtatccccagtatttagcacagagcCTTGCACACATTAAACACCCCATAAATGCTtcctttaaaataatcataacaatagCTAACGTTTATTTAACACTTACTATGTACagctactgtgctaagtgctttccaattagtatctcatttgatccttacaataatcttggaaggtaggtactgttattattcccattttacagatgaggagacagggcaaacagaagttaagtgacttgcccagggtcacatagctagtatgtgtctgaagtTGGACCTGAACTCATGCCTTCCTTACTCCAAAtttgccactctatccactgcactaccttgcTGCCTCTAAAAACTTAAATAGAATTTCATGGTGACTCAGTGTTTTATGTATATTTCCAATTGATCTTCACAAGAAATTCATGAGGTAGATAATACAAGAATTACTCCCATTTTCTATATATCCAGTTTAATAAGTAAGTAATGGGactgggatttgaaaccagatcttatgactccaaagtcagtgcAGTATGAATTTTTCTTGCAGCTTCTCACTCTGACATCTTCCTAGATGTTCTCCTCAATTCTTTTTCCACCAAACCAGGTTGTCTTGGACAAATCTAAAGGAAAAAGAGGTCAAATTAAGTTCCAAAAGGTTATATTTCTTCCCTAAGATAGTGACAGGacctagaactcagatcttctaggTCGGTGCTCTGGAGGTACATGCTAATTGTTAGACAACAGAACTTAACATTGCTGACCATTTCCCCCTCCTTAACCATTGTCCATGTCtatatctctgtgtctctcatcAGTTTTGGGAAGTGATCAGTGATGAACATGGCATAGATCCCAGTGGTAACTATGTGGGTGACTCAGACCTGCAGCTGGAGAGGATCAGTGTTTACTACAATGAAGCCTCATGTAAGTATCTCTTCAGTCCACATGAGCCCTTGACTTCCTAATCTGCTCTTATGCTGTGGCATGAACTAAAAATACTTTAGCCTGGGGGATCAATAGGACTACAGAAACTGGAAGTTGAGTTTGTGGCTAGGGTGAGATGGGAAGAACCCCTCAAGATTGGATGGAACCTACAAGGAAGTTCTGGGCTGGCTCTGATCTCCCAAGTCAGGAATAACCTTTTCTCATCAAGATCTTAGGTATCATTTTGCTGACTTTCACCCCGAGAGGAGCaataaatcaaatacaaaataatacattCTATTTGTTGATGTGTTGTGGCCCCTGACTAGACTCTAaacaaatctctttcctttcttcctttactctCCATTGCCTATGGCGGCAGCAGCTCTCTGCACTGCACACAATAGGCAACCAATAATTGTTCACTGTATTGAAATTGGCAGTCCTCCAATTATCTGGATTAGGGGAAAATAGATTAAGTTGGGATCTACAATAGTGTGGCTTGGTAGAGGAACTATGCAGTTGCAGGAGGACTAAGGGAACATTGAGTATTTTATGAAGATCCATTCCATTGGCTTCTCCATGGTATTTCAGAGTGATGCTTACATTTGTATAATTCCAACAACCCATTCCATTGGCAGAAGATCTctatctagggggcagctgggtggctcagtggattgagagtcaggcccagagatgggaggtgtcctgcgttcaaatctggactcagacacttcctagctgtgtgaccctaggcaagtcacttgaccccctctgcctagcccttaccactcttctgccttggaaccaatacgcagaattgattctaagatagaaggtaagggttaaaaaagtccCTATCACTTGCCAGTCATCCTCCCTTGCCTCCATATAATGCTCCTTTGTCTCAAAAGTGCAGGAAAAGAGATCATATAAGCCCTTTAGCCATGTGTGGAAAAATATTCCTCACTTCTCTGCTGAGAAACAGGAAATATATATCCTTGTCAGTCCTCTGAATTCAAGATTGCTTACTGCACAGATCTGAAAGATGTTTCCCAGTCTCCCATCTATTCTAGCAATGAATAGATTATTCAATCTTTGCCTAAGAAAATGATGGGTAGAATGGGAGAGCCTTAGCCTGAGGGAGCTCTAAAGTAGAAGGGACTTCAGCAAGTCAGAGCAGGAGTTTTTCTGGGGAAAGCAGGTCTATGGGATATTGACAATTTGGCCGTAGACCTCCAGGGTTCTGTATAAATCcatctgttttctcatttccctAGCTCACAAGTATGTGCCCAGGGCCATCCTAGTGGACCTCGAGCCTGGAACCATGGACAGCGTTCGATCTGGTGCTTTTGGTCATCTCTTCAGACCTGACAACTTCATCTTTGGTATGTTTTCCTGCTGCTACCCCTTCTTtagtcttctttaaaaaacaaacaaacaaaaaccttcctccttgtcttagaatcaataccaggaatcagttccaaggcagaagagtgggaaggactaggcaattgggattaagtgacttgcccaggatcacaaagctataCCCCTTCCTTCTTTAGATATACTAACACAGAAATCTCAATAGAGAACTAACAAaagtggagagggaagaagagaaaggattgTTTAGTTTACCTTGCATTTACTTAGATatacttttcttttcaaattgctTTCACATCCAGTTTCTCACTTATTCAAATAGCTCTGTGGGGTTAAGTAGGGAAGGGAAGGCATTATCcatatacagatgaggaaacaggcttagAAGAATGAAGTAATTTGCTCAGCATCACTCAGGTCAACAGCTAGGTCACATGGGTGAACATGAgtctccttttggtctgattctATTTCCATGGAATACACACTGAACTCCCTCTAGACTCACTTTAAAGAGCCACAGAGCTATTTGGCAATGATATCCCCATTTCACACATGGGAAAACTGACGCAAAGATTTTCATTGCTTCTTCTTTTGTTTCTGAAGCAGACACAATTCCCAACTGCCTCTGATATAGCCTAGTAGCATGGAAAGCACATTCAGCTAGGAATAATAAGTTGTGGGTTCAAGTCTCAGGTGCCATTTAGTAATCCTACAATGTTGGACAATTCATTTGGTCTCCCTGAGGCTTACTTTGTTCACCTATAAAACAGGGAGAGTAACCATTTCCCTGCCTGCCTCATGAGGTTGCTggaaaaaggaatttgatagatcTTTATACCCTGTAAATGCTTATTCTAATGTAAGCTACAATCTGCTTACTCCACTGAGCCCTACTTGTTGGTTTTTACCTCTCAATTACCTCATTTTCTCCCCTGTGTCACAGGTCAGAGTGGTGCTGGGAACAACTGGGCCAAGGGTCACTACACTGAGGGGGCTGAACTGGTGGATTCAGTGCTAGATGTGGTGAGGAAAGAGTGCGAGAACTGTGACTGTCTTCAGGGGTTCCAGCTCACTCATTCCTTGGGTGGGGGCACTGGCTCAGGTATGGGCACCCTTCTCATCAGCAAGGTCCGGGAGGAGTACCCTGACCGAATCATGAACACTTTCAGTGTGGTACCCTCCCCTAAAGTCTCCGACACAGTGGTGGAGCCCTACAACGCAACCCTGTCCATCCACCAGCTGGTGGAGAACACAGACGAGACCTATTGCATCGACAATGAAGCCCTTTACGACATCTGCTTCCGCACCCTCAAGCTAGCCACCCCCACCTATGGTGACCTCAACCACCTGGTTTCTGCCACCATGAGTGGTGTCACCACTTCCTTGCGCTTCCCTGGCCAGCTCAATGCCGATCTCCGGAAACTGGCTGTCAACATGGTGCCATTCCCCCGCCTACACTTCTTCATGCCTGGCTTTGCCCCACTCACAGCCCGTGGCAGCCAGCAGTATCGAGCTCTAACAGTCCCTGAGCTCACCCAACAGATGTTTGATGCCAAGAATATGATGGCAGCCTGCGACCCTCGCCACGGACGCTATCTGACAGTGGCTACTGTCTTCCGCGGCCGAATGTCCATGAAGGAAGTAGATGAGCAGATGTTGGCCATCCAGAGCAAGAACAGCAGCTATTTTGTGGAATGGATCCCCAACAATGTGAAGGTGGCTGTCTGTGACATCCCACCCCGTGGCCTGAAGATGTCTTCTACTTTCATTGGCAATAGCACAGCCATACAGGAGCTCTTCAAACGGATCTCTGAGCAGTTCACTGCCATGTTCCGTCGCAAGGCCTTCCTTCACTGGTACACCGGGGAGGGGATGGATGAGATGGAGTTCACAGAAGCCGAGAGCAACATGAATGACTTGGTGTCCGAGTACCAGCAGTACCAGGATGCCAcagcagaggaggaaggagagatgtATGAGGATGATGAAGAAGAAT encodes:
- the TUBB3 gene encoding tubulin beta-3 chain isoform X2, with translation MDSVRSGAFGHLFRPDNFIFGQSGAGNNWAKGHYTEGAELVDSVLDVVRKECENCDCLQGFQLTHSLGGGTGSGMGTLLISKVREEYPDRIMNTFSVVPSPKVSDTVVEPYNATLSIHQLVENTDETYCIDNEALYDICFRTLKLATPTYGDLNHLVSATMSGVTTSLRFPGQLNADLRKLAVNMVPFPRLHFFMPGFAPLTARGSQQYRALTVPELTQQMFDAKNMMAACDPRHGRYLTVATVFRGRMSMKEVDEQMLAIQSKNSSYFVEWIPNNVKVAVCDIPPRGLKMSSTFIGNSTAIQELFKRISEQFTAMFRRKAFLHWYTGEGMDEMEFTEAESNMNDLVSEYQQYQDATAEEEGEMYEDDEEESEAQGAK
- the TUBB3 gene encoding tubulin beta-3 chain isoform X1, which translates into the protein MREIVHIQAGQCGNQIGAKFWEVISDEHGIDPSGNYVGDSDLQLERISVYYNEASSHKYVPRAILVDLEPGTMDSVRSGAFGHLFRPDNFIFGQSGAGNNWAKGHYTEGAELVDSVLDVVRKECENCDCLQGFQLTHSLGGGTGSGMGTLLISKVREEYPDRIMNTFSVVPSPKVSDTVVEPYNATLSIHQLVENTDETYCIDNEALYDICFRTLKLATPTYGDLNHLVSATMSGVTTSLRFPGQLNADLRKLAVNMVPFPRLHFFMPGFAPLTARGSQQYRALTVPELTQQMFDAKNMMAACDPRHGRYLTVATVFRGRMSMKEVDEQMLAIQSKNSSYFVEWIPNNVKVAVCDIPPRGLKMSSTFIGNSTAIQELFKRISEQFTAMFRRKAFLHWYTGEGMDEMEFTEAESNMNDLVSEYQQYQDATAEEEGEMYEDDEEESEAQGAK